Within the Kineococcus mangrovi genome, the region GGTCGTGCACCTGCGAGTCTGCCGCGGGTGCGGCTCGGGTGCGCAACAGGGGTGGTCCCGAGTCGTGGGACCACCCCTGTCGCGTCAGGTCCCTGACCGGTGGGTCAGCGACGGATACCCAGTCGCTCGATGATCGAGCGGTAGCGGTTGATGTCCTTCTTGGCCATGTACTTCAGCAGGTTGCGACGCTGACCGACCAGCAGCAGCAGCCCGCGGCGGCTGTGGTGGTCGTGCTGGTGCGTCTTGAGGTGCTC harbors:
- the rpsO gene encoding 30S ribosomal protein S15, with product MPLDAATKQKIMAEYATSEGDTGSPEVQVAMLTQRIRDLTEHLKTHQHDHHSRRGLLLLVGQRRNLLKYMAKKDINRYRSIIERLGIRR